A region of the Terriglobia bacterium genome:
CCGGCCTGAACGCTGTAGCCCACCTTTGCGGCAGGGATCATCGACCCCACCGCAGGCGCCGGTGCCGCCCTGTTCGCGTTGGGAGAGGAGGGTGAGGGCTTTTTGGTTTCCGGAGTTTGCATCGCTTTTGCCGACTCTGCAGGAGGAGTCGCCTTGCGCGCATCGGGTTGACCGCTTTGGACGCTCTTGTACCAATCCAACTGTTCGCGCACCGACCGATCCGTGGCTGGCGTAGCGGTCGTTCCGGTGGCGGGGGCCTTCGTGTCGGGTCCGGCGATCTCGGCGGCCGTGGTTGCAGAGCTGGATGGTGTGCTCTCGACCCGAGCCTGAACAGCCTGCCGCTTCCCCTCCATGAAACCGATGACGAAGAACGCGCCGCAGACCACAATCAGCAGCATAAAACCAAGAATGAGTTTCCGGTTATCCAGGACGAGCTCCGTCCCGGCTTCAGCGCCTCGTTGATCCATTTTTTCTGCCTATGAGTTTTTCTTCAGCCAAGTCTGGATAATATCAATCGGGACCGGGAAAACAACCGTCGTATTTTTCTCATTCCCGATGTCGGCCAACGTCTGCAAATAACGGAGCTGCAGGGCAACCGGTTCCTTGGCGATGACGTCGGCCGCCTCGCGGATCTTCGCCGCAGCCAGAAATTCACCTTCCGCGTGAATGATTTTGGCGCGCTTGTCGCGTTCAGCCTCGGCCTGGCGTGCGATCGCCCGCTGCATCTCCTGCGGCAGATCCACCTGCTTGACTTCGACCAGGCTTACCTTGATGCCCCAGGCATCGGTGTGTTGGTCGAGGATTTCCTGGAGCTTGACATTCAGCTTTTCACGCTTGCTCAACAGGTCGTCAAGATCCACCTCGCCCAGAACCGAGCGCAGCGTTGTCTGAGCCAGCTGTGAAGTGGCATAAATATAATTTTCCACTTCCACAATGGCCCGTGGTGCATTCATGACGCGAAAATATACGATCGCATTCACCTTCACCGATACATTGTCGCGCGTGATTACGTCCTGCGGCGGCACTTCGAGCGTTACGGTGCGCAGGCTGACGCGCACCATCTTGTAGACGGGCCAGAAAATGAAGACCACGCCGGGACCCGACGCATCCTTTGCCAGGCGGCCCAGGCGAAATACCACAGCGCGCTCATATTCCTTCAGAATGTTGATCGTGCTCAGCAGGTAGAGTATTACGATTGCAATTCCGAACAACAGCATCTGTGTAGGTTCCATGGTTCCCCCAAGACCGACGAATGTTGCCGCGCATGCAGCGCGGGTAAGCCTATGATTGGACCTCTTCGACTTTCAGCATCAGGTTTTCGATCCCGACTATGCGCACCGGCCTGCCTGCAGCGATCGGCACGGACGACTGCGCCTGCCAGTATTCTCCACGCACCCTGACACGACCGCTGGCAAAAACTTCGCTGTCCGCCACTCCGACCAGTCCGATCATGCCGGCGCTGCCCGTGGACGCTTTCTGACGATACGACTGGATCAGAGCGAACAGCAGGATGATGAAGATGACGGCAAACGGGAGCGCGGCCGAAAGCGCAGTCGCGATCCCGATCCTTACCGCCGGATCGGGGCTGTCAACCAGAATAAGCATGCCCATGACCATCGAAACCACCCCGCCGAGACCGAGTATGCCGAATCCCTGCACTTTGACTTCGGCGACAAACAGGCCGATGGCCAGAAGGATCAGCAGCACTCCGACGTAATTGATGGGTAAGAATGAGAAGCCCAGGATCGCAAGCAACAGACAAATGCCTCCGATCACCCCCGGAGCTACCATCCCGGGGTGTGTGAATTCTATGTAAAGCAGGATCAGGCCGAGAACCCCCAAGATCAAGGCGAGGTTGGGCTGGGAAATCGTGGCCAGGAACTTTTCGCGCGCGGTCATCTGATAAACGACCACCGCCTGTCCCTGCGGCGCGAGTATGACCTCCTGCCCGCTAAAAAGCTGGGCTTTGTAGCCCTGCAGTTGCCGGAACAGCTCGCCCTCGTCCTTGGCCACGAAGTCAATCAGATGCTTCTCCAGCGCCTCAGTCTCGGTAAAAGACTTACTCTCGACGATCCCCTTTTCCGCTTCGGCGATGTTTCGATGCCGTTTGCCGGTAATGCTGCGCAGGTATGCCGTCGCATTGCTTGTGATCTTGTCCGTGAGTGTCTTGCCTGCCTCGCCCCCTTCTACTGGAAATCCTGCAATCGCAAGCAGGGGATGGGCTGCACCCGTGTTGGTCCCCGGTGCCATCGCCGCAACGTCCGCGGCCATCAGAAGAAAGAAGCCGGCCGACGCCGCCGATGAGCCGCTGGGCGCAACGTAAACGACCACGGGAATCGGGCTGTTCAACATCGCCGAGATGATTTCCTCCATGGAGGAACCGAAGCCTCCAGGAGTCCGCAACTGGATCAGGATGAACTGTGCATGCTCCACCCTGGCTCTTCCGATGCTCTTGACTATGTATTCGGCAGTGATCGGGTCGATCGTGCCGTTCAGATCGATCCGGGCAATCTCGGCGCGCGCGGGCGGGCCGGCGGCGAGGCAAAGCACTGCAGAGATAATGGCAAATCGCAGTACGGTTGACATAGGATCAGTCTTCGATAGTGTTCAAGATGAATCATATCACAGAACAGAAACCGGCCTCATCTCCAATTGACAATTGACGAAGGATGCAGGCAGAAATCGTCGCGCGTCACTTGAAGATGATTTCCTGCTTCTCGGCGTGATAGGAGGAACGTACCAGGGGTCCGGATTCGACGTAGGAAAAGCCCAGCGACAGGCCGATGCTGCGCAGGTCGCTGAACTCTGCCGGAGTGTAGAAGCGCTCGACGGGAAGATGCTGTTTGGTCGGTTGCAGATATTGTCCCAGCGTGAGGATGTCCACCCGGACACCCCGCAGATCCTTCATGACCCCGACGACCTCATCCAGCTGCTCGCCAAGCCCAAGCATGATGCTCGATTTGGTGACCATTTCCGGGCCGAACGACTTGGCATGGAGAAGAAGGTC
Encoded here:
- a CDS encoding nodulation protein NfeD, with the protein product MSTVLRFAIISAVLCLAAGPPARAEIARIDLNGTIDPITAEYIVKSIGRARVEHAQFILIQLRTPGGFGSSMEEIISAMLNSPIPVVVYVAPSGSSAASAGFFLLMAADVAAMAPGTNTGAAHPLLAIAGFPVEGGEAGKTLTDKITSNATAYLRSITGKRHRNIAEAEKGIVESKSFTETEALEKHLIDFVAKDEGELFRQLQGYKAQLFSGQEVILAPQGQAVVVYQMTAREKFLATISQPNLALILGVLGLILLYIEFTHPGMVAPGVIGGICLLLAILGFSFLPINYVGVLLILLAIGLFVAEVKVQGFGILGLGGVVSMVMGMLILVDSPDPAVRIGIATALSAALPFAVIFIILLFALIQSYRQKASTGSAGMIGLVGVADSEVFASGRVRVRGEYWQAQSSVPIAAGRPVRIVGIENLMLKVEEVQS
- a CDS encoding slipin family protein, translating into MLLFGIAIVILYLLSTINILKEYERAVVFRLGRLAKDASGPGVVFIFWPVYKMVRVSLRTVTLEVPPQDVITRDNVSVKVNAIVYFRVMNAPRAIVEVENYIYATSQLAQTTLRSVLGEVDLDDLLSKREKLNVKLQEILDQHTDAWGIKVSLVEVKQVDLPQEMQRAIARQAEAERDKRAKIIHAEGEFLAAAKIREAADVIAKEPVALQLRYLQTLADIGNEKNTTVVFPVPIDIIQTWLKKNS
- a CDS encoding SPOR domain-containing protein codes for the protein MDQRGAEAGTELVLDNRKLILGFMLLIVVCGAFFVIGFMEGKRQAVQARVESTPSSSATTAAEIAGPDTKAPATGTTATPATDRSVREQLDWYKSVQSGQPDARKATPPAESAKAMQTPETKKPSPSSPNANRAAPAPAVGSMIPAAKVGYSVQAGAFRERREAEIKADALKAKGFPCVIEAPKSADQLYLVKVGKFESRADAVAMQKKLQKAGFPCFIKTN